The Pseudomonas leptonychotis genomic sequence GCGTGGAACTGGGTACCGCGCTGACGCACGATGATGTTGCCAGGAATGATTTTCTGGCCGCCATACATCTTCACGCCAAGGCGTTTAGCTTCTGAGTCGCGACCGTTGCGGGTACTACCGCCAGCTTTTTTGTGTGCCATGAGTTCAATACTCCTATAAAGGGATCAGCGCTTAATGAATTAAGCCTGAATACCGGTGATTTTGATCTCGGTGTACCACTGACGGTGGCCCTGACGCTTCATGTGATGCTTGCGACGACGGAACTTAATGATGGTGACCTTGTCGTGACGGCCTTGGGCGATCACTTCAGCTACAACCTTGGCACCTTCAACAACCGGAGCGCCGATTTGAACGTCATCGCCATTGCCGATCAGCAGAACACGATCAAAAGTCACGGCTTCGCCAGTGGCCAGCTCGAGCTTTTCGATCTTGAGGAATTCGCCTTCGGTGACTTTGTATTGCTTGCCACCAGTAACAATTACTGCGTACATGGTAAATCTCCGTTAATCCTGCTCACCCAGCGCTTTATAGGAATAAGTGTCGGCTGGCATGGCTGCTTGGGGCCGGTAGGACACCCTTGCAATTGCGTAAGGCAGGGAAATACCCAGGGGGAAGTTCAGGGTGCGCGATTGTACGCAAGCACCCCGCATGACGCAAGGCCCTGACACCAACAGCCAAGCCACCTGCCTTGACAGCCCCTACCCCGCCCCCTAGCATGCCGCGCAACCCATGAGTAGCAGGTGCTAGCGATGCAACCCCAGGCTTTCTACAGCGTGGTGGCGGATGACTTTACCGCTGTCGACGGCATTATCCGCGCCCAACTGGTATCGCGCGTACCGTTGGTAGAGAAGATCGGCGACTATATTATCTCCGCGGGCGGCAAACGCCTGCGTCCGCTACTCGTACTGTTAAGCGGCAAGGCCCTGGGCCTTGAGGGCGACAACCTGCGCCTACTGGCCGCCACCATCGAGTTTTTACACACCGCCACCTTGCTGCATGACGACGTGGTCGATATGTCCGACATGCGCCGCGGCCGCAGCACCGCCAATGCCCAGTGGGGCAATGCCCCGAGCGTACTGGTGGGCGACTTCCTCTATTCGCGCTCCTTCGAAATGATGGTCGAGCTGGGCTCCATGCCGGTGATGAAAATCCTTTCCAAGGCCACCCGCGTAATTGCCGAAGGCGAAGTGCTGCAACTGTCGAAGATCCGCGACGCCAGCACCACCGAAGAAACCTATATGGAAGTCATCCGCGGCAAGACTGCCATGCTCTTCGAGGCGTCGACCCACAGCGCAGCGGCATTGGCCGGCGCAACCGCCGAACAAACAGAAGCCTTACGCACTTTTGGCGACCACCTCGGCGTGGCCTTTCAACTGGTCGATGACCTGCTCGATTATCGCGGCGACGCCAGCACCTTGGGCAAGAACGTCGGTGATGACCTGGCCGAAGGCAAACCGACCTTGCCGCTGATCTACACCATGCGCGAAGGCACTGCCGAACAGGCTGCCCTGGTGCGCCAGGCAATCCAGAAAGGCGGCATCGAGAACCTGGAAAGCATTCGTAACGCTGTGGAAGCCGCCGGCGCGCTGGACTACACCGCCCAGCAAGCCCGCGATTACGCTGAGCGTGCGATTGCTTGCCTAGACGCCCTACCTGCTAGCGAATATCGCGACGCGCTAATTGAGCTCAGCCGCTTTGCCGTAGCCCGCACGCACTGACGCGCACAACTACAAACTAAGCCCGCCCCTATGGCGGGCTTTTTTATGCCCGTGCGTTTTCTGTGCGACGAAAGGCCGCGATTAACACTTGCTATAAATATAATAAGAATTATTCTCATCTAACCACTTGAAAGGGAGATGAGTCATGACCTATTTGATCGATGCCTGGCTGGACCGCCCGCAGCCGTATCTACGTATTCTCAATCGCAACACCGGCGAAGTCTGCGCGCTGATTAAAGAAGAGGCACTGGATGAGCTGCGTGACCAGGGGGATTTGGATTTGCACGAACTAAACTCCAGCGAACCGCTGGTGCTCAAGGAGCTGGTGCGTAACTTATTTCTCTATTGCTACGCCCGCGCATTGCGCCCCTGACGCTCTGAATATAAACGCATCGCGGGCATGGCCCGCTCCTACACCAGACTTGCTGGAACCTCGTAGGAGCGGGCCATGCCCGCGAAGGAAAGCACCTGAGACGTTAGAGAACGTCCAGCAGCTCCACATCAAACACCAGCACGCTGTGCGGCGGGATGCTGCCCACGCCTTGCTCGCCATAAGCCAGCTCGCTGGGTACGTACAAACGCCACTTGCTACCGGCATTCATCAACTGCAGAGCTTCGGTCCAGCCGGCGATTACGCCACCGACCGGAAATTCAGCAGGCTCACCACGATCATAGGAGCTGTCAAAAACGCTGCCATCAATCAGGGTGCCATGGTAGTGAGCGCGAATGGTGTCTTCACGGGTCGGCATAGCGCCAGTACCCGCGCTCAACACCTCGTACTGCAGGCCGGAAGCCAGCACGGTGATACCGTCACGCTTGCCGTTTTCGGCGAGGAAAGCCAGGCCCGCGCCAGCGGCCGCTTCAGCCTTGGCAGCAGCTTCGGCTTGCATGATCTCGCGGATTACCTTGAAGCTGGCCGACATCTCGTCTTCGCTCACACGGCTCTGCTGGCCATTGAACGCATCGGTCAAGCCGGCCAGGATGGCATCCAGGCTCACACCCGGCGGCGGGTTGTCGCGCAGCTGACCACCGAGTTGACGGCCGATGCCGTAGCTGACGCGGGTTTCGTCAGTCGAGAGATTGGTTTCGGACATAGCACGGCTCCGCTAGGGGCTAAAAAAGGTCGGCCAGCCTAGCACAAACCGCCTGCCCGCCCTACCCGCCTGCCGCGCCTTGGCGATTGCGCCGGCAGCGCTCAGAGCAGTACTTCACCTCATCCCAGCAGCGCGCCCACTTCTTACGCCAGGCGAATGGCAAACCACACACCTGGCAAGGTTTGACCGGCAGCTCGGCCTTTTTCACAGCGCCTCACCGGCGTCCAGCCGTGCCAGCAGCTGCTCACCGCGCTGCCACAGCCCTTGCTGTTTGGCCTCTGTCATTTTATCCAGGCCGCGGTAAATCATTCCTAGCCGATGGTTGCCGGTCAGCTGCTCGCGATGACGCATAAGAAAGTGCCAATACAGCGCGTTGAAGGGGCAGGCCTGCTCGCCAACGCTCTCGGTCACTTTATACGCACAGTCACCGCAGTAATTGGACATGCGCTTGATGTACTGACCACTGGCGCAATACGGCTTGGAACCCAGGTAGCCGCCATCGGCATGCATGACCATGCCCAAGGTGTTGGGCAGCTCAACCCAGTCAAACGCATCCATATAAACCGCCAAGTACCAGTCGCAGACTTGGCTGGGCTCAATACCCGCCAGCAGGGCAAAGTTTCCGGTGACCATCAACCGCTGGATATGGTGCGCATAGGCATGCTCCAGGGTCTGACCGATGGCTTGGCTCATGCACTTCATACGGGTTTTGCCGGTCCAGTAGAACTCGGGCAGCGGCCGGGTATTGCCGAAGGCATTGCGCTCGGCGTACTCGGGCATGTGCATCCAGTAGATGCCCCGCACGTATTCACGCCAGCCAAGCAACTGGCGGATAAAGCCCTCGGCAGCATTCAAAGGGACATGCCCACGCCAGTAAGCCGCTTCGACGTCCGCACACAGGCGGCGCACATCGAGCAGGCCAATGTTCAGCGCCGCGCTAATCCGCGCATGAAACAGAAACGGCTCACCAACCGCCATGGCGTCCTGATAGTCGCCAAAAGCCGGTAAGGCAAAGTCGAGAAAATGCTGCCATAACGCCTCAGCCTCAGCGTGGGTTACCGGATAGTCGAATGAAGCCAGGCTGCCGTAGTGATGACTGAAGCGCTCGGCCACCAGCGCCAGCACTTCCTGGGTAATGCCATCCGCCGGGAAGCGCGCCGTCATCGGCGCCTTGATCTGCTTGGGCAGCGCCTTGCGGTTTTCTGCATCAAAGTTCCAGGCGCCCCCCACCGGCGTGCCGTCGCCATTCATCAACAGACCGGTCTTACGGCGCATCTCGCGGTAGAAGAACTCCATGCGCAGCTGCTTGCGCCCCTCGGCCCAGCGCGCGAACTCGCCGCGAGCGCAGATAAACCGGCTATCGGCATGCCAGGTAATCGGCACGCCGCAGCGCTTCAACTCATCTTCCAGGCGCCACTCGCCGCACTCTGTGATGTGCACCTCGACGGCCTGCAATTGCGCCGCCCAACGCTGCAGCTCGCCTGGCAGCGAGCCGCTGTTCTGCGCATCATCCAGTTTGACGTAATGCACCTGCCAGCCGCGCTTGCGCAGAGCCTCAGCAAAGTGGCGCATGGCACTGAAGATCAGTGCGATCTTCTGCGGGTGGTGCGGCACGTAATCGGTTTCCGCCGCCACCTCAGCGAGCAATACCGCATCGCACTGCGGATCGAGCGCCAGCAAACTGGGCAGGTCAAAAGACAGCTGATCACCCAATACCAGGGCTAGCCGGGGAGCACTCATAAAACAACGACCTCGGTTTGCGGAAAGCGCCGTAAATGGCTAAGCAGGATGTGATAGGCATCCAGGCTGAATGCCTGGCCCGGTTGTTGGAGAGCGGCACCAATCAGCGCCGGATCATCAACCGTGGTCACGTGCCGCCATTGATCCAGCACATGCCAGTGGCTGAGCCCCTGCACCAGATCTCGCTCGACCCAAGCAACCGGCCCCGACCACGGCCAAGTGGCCACGCGCAGCTGCTCACAGGCGGCAAGCAACCGTAGATCATGGGCCTCGCGCGATTCGAGCCCGCAGCAGGCGCCCCGGCAGACACCGAGCTGGGTAGCAAAACAGGCGCCGTTTCCCCGTTCCAAACCAAGCACGCGCAAGCACAGCTGGCTGCGGCTTGCCTCGCTGCGCAACCAGGCTTGCGCCTGACGCCGCGAGCGGAACAAGCCAACACTATTGCCCCCTATAACCGAGCAGCCCACCGCTTGCAGCTCAGGTTGCAGACCCTCAATGCCAGGTATAAGCACCCAGGTCAACAGGTCGCGCTGACGACGCAACTGACGGTTGTACAACGGCAACAGTCGCTTCACCTCAGCGGACTCCAGCAGCAACGCACCCAACTCTCCTGCCGTCGGCTGCACGCGAATATCACGCACCTGCTGAGCCATCTGCAGGCTACGTCGGCTGTGATGATCATTTTGAAAATGCGACTGCACGCGCTGGTGCAGGTTGCGGCTTTTGCCGACATACAACAGCGCCTGATTCTCACCGTAAAAGTAATAAACCCCCGGCCGCGAAGGCACGGCCTGTAGCCGCTCGGCCGTCAAAAACCGCGGCACGGCGGCTTTGCGCAGCTGACGCTGCAAGCGTTCTGCCTGCACCTGCGTCAGCAATGTGGACAACAACTGCCAAACTGCTTCGGCGTCAGGCAATGCACGGTGCTTAAAAAACCGGCTAATGCCCTGCCCCTCGCACAAGGCATCGAGGCTGTGACACGGCAAATCCGGCCAGACCGCACGCGCGAGCTGCAAGGTGCACAACTGCCGGTAGCGCACACGCAGCCCCGCCCGTGCGAAACCGTGACGCAGAAATGCATGGGCAACACGCAGGTTATGTCCGACCACAACACGGCCTTCCAGGCAGCGCGCGAGCTCAACTGCAACCTCGGCAAAGCATGGCTGATCCGCCAGCTCTGCCGGCAATACACCGCAAACGTGCGACACCCTGGCCGGCAGGGCACACGCTGGTTTCAGCAACCACACATGCCGCGCCACGACTAAGCCACCCTCCACATGCAGCACCGCCACTTCCCAGATGCTGTCCTTATCCGGGTGAAGCCCGGTGACCTGCACGTCGATAATGGCAAGCGCACGGGCAAACAGTGAGACCGCAGCAGTCACATCGCTACCAGGAAGAATTAAAGGAAATGGGCACCCGCAGGACGTCCTGGGCGCCGTCATGCATGCCGCACATCTCGTCATGCACCACGGCATGCACCAGGTGAAAGGGGATGGGCGGCATATCAGTGAGCATATCGCGCGCATGTTCGACCGAGCGCAGGTGCAGGGTTTTACCCTTGCCATCGCTGAGCGGATGGGCGCGGCCATCCATGTGCGCTTCAAGCAGGTAGATCCCCCCTTCAATGGAGATCAGGTTGAGCGCGTCGATATGCCCGGCATGGGCGTACAGCGACAAGTCTTGCAGGTTCATGGCGATGTCCTCGGCTAGCGAAGCTATACAAAAAATCATACAAATACAATTCTTGTACAATAAATCGAGAGCGCAAGGCAGAAAGCAAACCGCCCGTCCGTTATGCACGGCCGGGCGGTGGGTCACGCTAACAGCGTGATCAGTGCTTGGTCAGCTTATCCAGGTAACCCATGGCAAAAGCTGAAACCACAAACGCCATATGAATGATCACGTACCACATCAGCTTGCTGTCATCGATGTTCTGCGCATTCATAAATACTTTGAGCAGATGGATTGAGGAGATCGCCACGATGGAGGCCGCTACTTTCATTTTTAGCGAACTGGAGTCCATCTTGCCCAGCCAGCTGAGTTTTTCGGTGCCCTCGGCAATATCCAGCTGGGAGACGAAATTCTCGTAACCGGAAATCATAACCATCACCAGCAAACCGCCGACAAGGGCCATGTCGATCAACGACAGGATCACCAAAATCAGGTCGGCCTCAGCCATGGAGAACACACTGGGAAGAATGTGGAAAACTTCCTGAAAGAACTTCAGCGCCAAGGCCAGCAGGCCAAGCGAAAGACCAAAATAGATAGGTGCCAGCAGCCAGCGCGAGGCATACATGGCATTTTCAATAAAGCGTTCCATAGGGGCTCACTCAGGGTTCAAGATTGCCGGCGAGTATAACCAGCGCCCCCGCCCAGACAACCCCGTTGTGTGGCAATAGATGACAGCCGCTGCGCGACCACTACAACTGTGGATAACCTTTTTGCGCAGGCTCTAGACCGGCAGCCCATAGCCGTCTAGCTCAGGGTGTAAGGCACGCGCGAGGCGGCTCAACAACACCCGCTCAGGTTTCTGGTTGAAACTGAAAATCACCCACGTGGTGGCCACGCTCGGCGTTCAAACGGCGCAGTTCGGCCTGAATATGCAGCCGCCAGATCGGTACATCCGTGGACAGCTCGTAGCCCATGCCGTGCAGGCTTTCGGCGATATCCGCAAGAATGCTTTGCGCCGCGCACGGCCCGCGGAATGGGCCTTGCGCCTTGATCGTAGAGGGTTGCGCCCCAGACATACCCGCGGCGCAGATCAGCGTCCAGAGGCCAGCGCTGCCAGCCAACGGCAGCACCACGCATTCAATGCGGGTATCCAGGCCCAAGCAATGACGGGTGAGATTAAGGCTGCGCGGCATGGCGACGACCCTCTCAGAAGCAGGCCTTCAGCCTACACCCGGGCACGCGCCAGAGGGAAGCCAACAGTTATCCCCGAATGCTGTGGATAACTGTGTGGATGAAACCAGGATAAGCCGGCCATAGCCAGGCGGCCCGGCCGGCCAGACACTTCGCTCAGTGACTGATCAACCACCGGGCGAATTGCCTGCGCACCGCGGTCATTCAGCCGCCGGCTTTTTCGCCCGTGGCTTCTTCTCCTTGACCGCAGCAGCCGGTTCTTCCTTCTTCGGCTCCTCCTTGTCGTCGTCCTCCATACCCATGGCGGCGATATCGCGCAGACGCTCAACCACCCGCGCATTGACGCTGCCTGCAGGGAACTGGCCCTTTTCATTGGGCGAGCCGGCGTCCGCGCCGACCAACAGACTCAGTGCCTCGTCGACCTGGCGCACCGCATAGATATGGAACTGCCCGGCGCGCACCGCCTGCAGCACCCGTTCATCCAACATCAGAGTGGTGACGTTGGAGTGCGGGATGATCGCGCCTTGCTCGCCGGTCAGGCCGCGCGCTTCACACAAACGGAAGAAACCTTCAATCTTCTCGTTGACCCCACCGACCGCCTGCACCTCGCCGAACTGGTTGATCGAGCCGGTAATGGCGAAACACTGCTTGAGCGGCGTACGCGAAAGCGCCGAGATCAGCGTGCACACCTCGCCCAGCGAGGCGCTGTCACCGTCGACATAGCCGTAGGACTGCTCCAGCGCGATACTCGCCGAGATTTCCAGCGGGAACTCCTGGGCATAACGGCTACCCAGGTAACCCGTAAGGATCATCACGCCCTTGGAGTGAATCGGCTGGCCGAGGTTGACCTCACGCTCGATATCGACGATGCCGCTCCCGCCTGGATAGACCGTGGCGGAAATCCGCGCTGGCACGCCAAAGGCTGAATCACCGACCTCCAGCACAGTCAGACCGTTGCATTTGCCCACGGCCGCGCCGGCGGTGTCGATCAGGATAATCCCGGCCAACATGTCATCGATGATCCGCGCCGACACTCGGCCGGTGCGGGTGGCCTTGGCTTTCAGGGCGCGCTCGATATGCCCGGCGTCGGTCACTTCATCCCCGGCCAGGCTGCGAATAAAGTCGGCCTCGCTGACCAGCTGGAACAGATCACCAATACGCGCAGACAAGCGGCCCTGATGTTCGGCCAGGCGCGCACTGTAAGTCGCGACCCGTGCCACCGCGGCAGCCGTCAGCGGGGCCATGCCCTCTTCCGAGGTGCGGGTTTTTATCAATTGGGCGAATTGTTCGAGGCTGTCGTCGGCCAGCGGAATGTCTTCATCAAAGTCAGCCAGTACGCGAAACATTTCCTGGAAGTCGGGATCGAGGTCCTGCAACGTGTAATACAGCTGGCGCGAGCCAATGATCACCACTTTCAGGTGCAACGGAATCATCTGCGGGGTCAGGGTCACCGTGGCGATACGACCAAGATCCCCTAACGGTGATTCCATCTTTAGCTGCCGCGATTGCAGGGCTCGCTTAAGCGCATCCCAAACAAATGGCTCACCGAGCATCTTCTCGGCTTCGAGAATTAGAAAGCCGCCATTAGCACGGTGCAGCGCACCAGGGCGCAGCTGGCGATAACTGGTGTAGAGCGCGCCCTGGTCAGTGTTGTATTCGATACGCCCGAACAGGTTGTCATAGGTCGGATGCGGTTCGAACACCACTGGAGCGCCGCCCTGAGCGTGATGGCCGACCACCAGGCTCGGGCAGTACTGCTCTTCGAGCAACTTACGGGTCTGGGCATCGATCTTGTCCACCTCGACCAACTGCTCGACCACCGTTTTCAACAGGTAAACCTGCATCGCCTGTAAATAGGCGCAGACCTCGGCGTTTTCCGCATATTTGTGCGACAGCGGGGTTAGCAGTGGCTGCAAGGCGACGGTGATGGTTTCTTCATTGAGCTGACGCAGCAGGTTGCTCGACTCGCGCTTCCACTGCGGCAGGCTGGACAGTTCCTCGTTGAGGCGCTCTTCCAGCGTGGCGATATCGGCATGGAAACGCTCACGATCGGCTTCTGGCAACTGGGCAAACTCAGCCTCATCCAGCGCCTTGCCATCGAGCATCGGGGTGAAGGCGATATTGCTGCTGTCGCGATAGAGCGCGACGCTTTTTTCCAGCGACAGGCGCTCGACCACGTCCAGCGCCTGGTCGTAACGTTTATTGAAGTCGCGGTCGATGGCGTTCTTCTTCTGCTGGAACGAGGGGTGTTCAAACACCGCCGGGAAGGTCGCCAGCAGGTTATCGATCAGGCCATTGATATCGGCGAGAAATTCCGCGGCGGTGCCGGCGGGCAGCTCCAGCGCACGGGGCTCGCGCGGCTCGTCGAAATGATTGACGTACACCCGATCAGCCGGGGTTTCGAGGCGTTTAGCTTCAGCCTTGAGGTAGCGCTTAACAAAGGAAAAACGCCCAGTGCCGGGCTCGCCCATGACAAATACGTTATAGCCGGGGCGCGGCATGGCCACGCCAAACTGCAGCGCCTCGACGGCACGCTCCTGTCCCAATACGCCACGAAAGGGCTCAAGATCCTCGGTATTGGTGAAGTTGAATTGCTCAGGTGAGAAAGGACGGGTAAGTGCTTCGGGAGCCAAGCGCAAATGGGCTGCGACAGAGTCTGGCATTGGAAATCCTTAACGGGCGGCACCTGCCGCGGAAAATATGGCCCATTCTGGCGCTGCACGTCGCGCACTGGCAAGGCATCACGCCGGTTTTACTCGGCGCATCCCCCAAACAGCTGCGCAGTGGACACGCGGCATGTGCAGCACGAAAAACAAACGGCACGGCGTCACAAGTAGCGGTGGTTTTTCACAGCAGGCTTGACACCGCACGGACATTGCAAAATGCTCAAGGTGAGGCCAGTTTGCCGTCGGTCGAAATCCATTCTCACTTGAAGAGCACACTTTATGAAACGGATTCTGATCGGTTCCCTACTCGCCATAACCTCCCTGTCTGCCTTGGCAGAAGCACCAGGCGGCCCAAACTGCGGTTGGGGCAATATGTTGTTTGAGGGCGAACGCGGCCTGCCTTCGCACTTCATCGCGTCGACCACCAACGGCACATCGGGCAACGCCACATTCGGCATGACCTCCGGCACCAATGGTTGCTCGACCGATGGCGCCCTGACGTACGGCGGCAAATCACTGCTCGCGATCAACGGCATGCTCGACGAGCTGTCCGAAGACATGGCTAAAGGTGAAGGCGAAGCCTTGACTACCTATGCCGTCTTGCTGGGCGTTGCCGAGCAAGACCGTGCGCATTTCGCGGCCGTAACCCACAGCCATTTCAGTGAAATCTTTAGCTCGGCCGACATCACCGGCGAGCAGATGCACGCAGCAACTCTGGCCGTCATCAAACGTGACAGCCGCCTGGCGAAGTACGCTCAGCCGGTTTAATCCGCGCACCCTGCCGGCTGCATGCAGCCGGCAACACCGTTTAACCGCCTTCCGTCACCTCGAGCGCTCTGGGCGCTTGCCCTCGCCATTAGTAGATGACTATGCCCAAACGCTTGTTACTGTGTGTATTACTTGCTGCCTGCGCGCCCTTGCACGCAGCGCCTGCGCCATCACTGCAAGCCCTTGATGCACTCGCCAACGACCCTTACTGGATTGCTCTCGGCCATTACGAAACCGGCAAGCTGGGTGGCTGGCGCAGCTACGTTGATGACAGCGGATTCTTTCTGGCCGAGCACGGTGATAGCGATCCATCGGCCGAACTCAGCGCCACCTTACACGCGCTTTATCAGCCTGCCGAAGCAGGTGACAGCCACCCCCAATGCGTATTCCCGGCCCGCACCCGCTGGCTGCGTGAACAACTGCAACTGGATGACCTCCCTCAGCCGAGCTGCACTGAATACCAGCGCTGGTTCGATGACATTCAGCCTCATCGCGCAGTACTTATTTTTCCGGCGGCCTACCTCAATAGCCCGTCGTCAATGTTCGGCCATACCTTGCTGCGGATCGACCAGGCCGACGTCGATGCAAACGGAACCGCTCTGCTCAGCTATGCCTTGAACTTTGGTGCCTATATCGAGGGCATGGACAACAGCATGCTGTACGCCTGGAAAGGCTTGATGGGCGGCTACCCTGGACTGTTCTCCCTGGTGTCCTACCGCGCCAAGCTGGCCGAATACAGCCGCTTGGAAAATCGCGATCTGTGGGAGTACCAACTCAACCTGACACCCGCTGAAACCGCCCGCATGATCGAGCATGTCTGGGAGCTTAAGCAGGTCCGTTTCGACTATTTTTTCTTTGACGAAAACTGCTCATTCCGCCTGCTTGAACTGCTCGAAATAGCCCGACCTGGCGTGGCGTTAACGGCGCAGTTCCCGCTAACGGCCATTCCCACCGACACCGTACGCGCCGTCAAGCAAGCGGGCATGGTCGAGCGTATCGATTATCGCCCTTCGCGGGAAAAAGAGTTGCTCGCTCGCGCCAGCCAGCTGGACGAAACGGAACAAGATTGGGTTCTGGCATTGGCAGACGACAGTAACCTGCTGCAAGACAATGCATTCCGTGGCTTAGCGCTTGAGCGCCGCGCCCTGATCCAAGATGCCGCTTACCGTTTGGTGCGCTACCACGCCACCGGCGCTGAACGTGACAGCGTGCAGGCCCAGCGCAGCTTCGAACTGTTGCAAGCAATCAACCGTAACCCGCCTGGTGAACTGTCAGTGGCGCGCCCGGAGCTGCCTGAAAATGGCCATCAATCACGCACCTGGCAACTCGGTGCGGGCAGCCGTGGGGACCGCAGCTTTGCCGAATATGGCCTGCGCATGGCGTACCACGACCTGAATGACAACCTGGCGGGCTTTCCGCTGGGCGCGCAAATCGAAATCCTTCAATTCAAGCTACGTCAGTACGAAGGCAATCACTGGCAGTTAGAGCGCCTTGATCTGGCCACCATCCGCTCACTAACCCCGCGCAATCGGCTACTCCAACCCCTTTCCTGGCAGGTGGCCGGCGGCCTGGAGCGCGTTCCGGGCACACATGAGCAGCGTGAGCTGGTTAGCCATATAAACGGTGGTGCTGGCGGCACTTGGCAACTCGGCGACGATACGTTGGCATACGCCATGGCCACAGCCCGCCTGGAGCACAACAGTGACTTCGCCGCCTTTATCGCACCGGCCGCTGGTTTCAACAGCGGTTTGATCTGGAACAACGCGCTGGGCAACCTGAGTGTGGAGGCCAAAGGCGACTACTTTCTGCAAGGTGAAGTACGCCGTAGCTTGGCGCTGAACCAGCAATGGGAGGTCACGGACAACCTCGGTTTACGCTTGAGTGCCACACGCCAATTCAGCCAGCTGCAAACGCCGGAAAACGAGCTGCTGCTGACACTGCGCTGGTATCACTACTAGGCCCGCAATGCCGGCGCAAATGCCGAAAAACAAAACGGAGCCCGAAGGCTCCGTTTTGTTGTACAGCCTGGCTTACTGCGCCAGCTTCTTGTAACGCACGCGGTGCGGTTGCGCAGCCGCATCGCCCAAGCGCTTTTTACGGTCCGCTTCGTACTCGGTGTAGTTGCCTTCGAAGAACTCGATGTGCGAGTCGTCTTCGTACGCCAGGATGTGGGTTGCCACGCGATCGAGGAACCAACGATCGTGAGAGATCACAATGGCAGCGCCTGGGAAGTCGAGCAGGGCTTCTTCCAGCGAGCGCAGGGTTTCCACGTCGAGGTCGTTAGACGGCTCATCGAGCAGCAACACGTTGGCGCCCTCTTTCAGGGTCAACGCCAGGTGCAAACGACCGCGCTCACCACCGGAGAGGTCCTTGACGAACTTCTGCTGGTCGCCGCCTTTGAAGTTGAAGCGCCCCACATAGGTACGCGACGGGACTTCATAGTTACCAATCTTGATCATGTCGGAACCGCCGGACACGGCTTCCCACACGCTCTTGCTGCCGTCGAGGTCGTCGCGGCTCTGATCGACGCAAGCCAGCTGCACGGTTTCACCGATTTCGATGCTGCCCGAATCCGGCTGCTCCTTGCCCATCAGC encodes the following:
- a CDS encoding Lon protease family protein, translating into MPDSVAAHLRLAPEALTRPFSPEQFNFTNTEDLEPFRGVLGQERAVEALQFGVAMPRPGYNVFVMGEPGTGRFSFVKRYLKAEAKRLETPADRVYVNHFDEPREPRALELPAGTAAEFLADINGLIDNLLATFPAVFEHPSFQQKKNAIDRDFNKRYDQALDVVERLSLEKSVALYRDSSNIAFTPMLDGKALDEAEFAQLPEADRERFHADIATLEERLNEELSSLPQWKRESSNLLRQLNEETITVALQPLLTPLSHKYAENAEVCAYLQAMQVYLLKTVVEQLVEVDKIDAQTRKLLEEQYCPSLVVGHHAQGGAPVVFEPHPTYDNLFGRIEYNTDQGALYTSYRQLRPGALHRANGGFLILEAEKMLGEPFVWDALKRALQSRQLKMESPLGDLGRIATVTLTPQMIPLHLKVVIIGSRQLYYTLQDLDPDFQEMFRVLADFDEDIPLADDSLEQFAQLIKTRTSEEGMAPLTAAAVARVATYSARLAEHQGRLSARIGDLFQLVSEADFIRSLAGDEVTDAGHIERALKAKATRTGRVSARIIDDMLAGIILIDTAGAAVGKCNGLTVLEVGDSAFGVPARISATVYPGGSGIVDIEREVNLGQPIHSKGVMILTGYLGSRYAQEFPLEISASIALEQSYGYVDGDSASLGEVCTLISALSRTPLKQCFAITGSINQFGEVQAVGGVNEKIEGFFRLCEARGLTGEQGAIIPHSNVTTLMLDERVLQAVRAGQFHIYAVRQVDEALSLLVGADAGSPNEKGQFPAGSVNARVVERLRDIAAMGMEDDDKEEPKKEEPAAAVKEKKPRAKKPAAE
- a CDS encoding DUF3015 domain-containing protein: MKRILIGSLLAITSLSALAEAPGGPNCGWGNMLFEGERGLPSHFIASTTNGTSGNATFGMTSGTNGCSTDGALTYGGKSLLAINGMLDELSEDMAKGEGEALTTYAVLLGVAEQDRAHFAAVTHSHFSEIFSSADITGEQMHAATLAVIKRDSRLAKYAQPV
- a CDS encoding DUF4105 domain-containing protein, which gives rise to MPKRLLLCVLLAACAPLHAAPAPSLQALDALANDPYWIALGHYETGKLGGWRSYVDDSGFFLAEHGDSDPSAELSATLHALYQPAEAGDSHPQCVFPARTRWLREQLQLDDLPQPSCTEYQRWFDDIQPHRAVLIFPAAYLNSPSSMFGHTLLRIDQADVDANGTALLSYALNFGAYIEGMDNSMLYAWKGLMGGYPGLFSLVSYRAKLAEYSRLENRDLWEYQLNLTPAETARMIEHVWELKQVRFDYFFFDENCSFRLLELLEIARPGVALTAQFPLTAIPTDTVRAVKQAGMVERIDYRPSREKELLARASQLDETEQDWVLALADDSNLLQDNAFRGLALERRALIQDAAYRLVRYHATGAERDSVQAQRSFELLQAINRNPPGELSVARPELPENGHQSRTWQLGAGSRGDRSFAEYGLRMAYHDLNDNLAGFPLGAQIEILQFKLRQYEGNHWQLERLDLATIRSLTPRNRLLQPLSWQVAGGLERVPGTHEQRELVSHINGGAGGTWQLGDDTLAYAMATARLEHNSDFAAFIAPAAGFNSGLIWNNALGNLSVEAKGDYFLQGEVRRSLALNQQWEVTDNLGLRLSATRQFSQLQTPENELLLTLRWYHY